Genomic segment of Zingiber officinale cultivar Zhangliang chromosome 11B, Zo_v1.1, whole genome shotgun sequence:
CTGTGGAGATTCCGGAGCCACCACAGCCGACGGCCGAGCCTCTCTGCCGATTGGGTCGTGCCCTAGTACTGCCGGCCTCCCCTGTGATCTTGCGCCGCCGTTGTCACCCACAGCCGACTGGAACAGTGTGTCCACCCCGCCGagcctagttcttcctctgtgtGCCACTGCCGAGAGCGAGCAGTATCGAGTCATGCCCTAGACTTGGTTCACCGCCGCTCTAGCGAGTTGGTCTTCAACCAAAGGCAAAACTCCAAGCTCTAGTGGCTTCACCGTGACCTATGCCTCACCATCGGATCTTCCTGCTTCACCACTAGCTGTCGACAGAGAGAAAACAAGAAGGTATCGGGTAAGTAAGGtttattggatttggatttcagaTTTGGTACAGGATGTTGTGCTCACCGGGTGGATGTCTGTGGTTGTAGAATCAGTGTAGCTCCGGCCAAGAATTTGCGACAGTAGGTATTTTCAGCTAGCAATTTCCAGCAGCAACCTCCCTGCTGTGaggattgaggtaaggtgtagcttggttggaaattctgtatgtttaagaatgtggattaattactgttttggtttgttcgttttgttccagtagcaatttatctttgctggCTGTAAACAATCATAATTGGGTAACAACTTTGTGACTTCCAGCAGCGGTTGAATTGAGGTAAagtttatggttttgatctttgtgttagattattgctagttgtgttagcaataattattgatttaggtttagaagttgtatagcggtgtagttggggttaatgaaactaaccctaactggtcagtggattagaaattagtttatctatttgtttataattaaattagttaaactgtgggatttaacacaggactttgacgcgagacgagtatctcggagtcagattggacctttctattttcggaggcgggtacttttgacttatgtcatttgatatgcttagtaattaaattaacatgttgtattaattgtgtttcttatctgtttcggttaatcactacccaaatcttacatgcttgattgattgattggttttgcatctcaggtatattttacctgtttatacatgcttataggggtagtgatatgtcatgcttgaccatgttcaggacctaggttttataccttctgtatacctttggattgttttggattcgttgacctttgatgcatttttatatatatgtggattaggtcaggatattcttgtggttagtgccatgcaccatttgcatgattgcatgctgtgcgatagtccgctccattattgtgagcacatcgccattacatggatctgcacacaccaccactcatgggttagtggtcgattcaggctgagtgtgttgcagcagggactctgttaggcaccgttggtccgctcatgggtagtgtgacacaacgtgttatccggcagggattcctccccgtctttgagtaccgggagttgagagcattgcgctcccccatctatgatttggggtaggaggataggtgtactcaaagatcccgtccactcggtcactcatcgggagtagtgacgacgagtgcacggtgtcacccctacccactcggcctcacttttgtatgagatgatcgtcgGGGTGACCAGGGTGACCAGGACTTATCATTATCAGTGTTTGCATGTGTGTTTGATTGTGGTCATTTCGCTTGCATTACCTAATCTTTTGAGAATTGGCGATAACAACAACATCATGACCAAGCCTTATCCACTCGGTGGTGTTGACTATCTTTGAGAATTGAACATAATGATAATAGCAAATTTTGGTAGCAAGAGAACAACTTTATGGTTTCAGAACTCTTGCCGAAAATTCTTGATCTGTGTAGGATTGAGTTTTACTTTCATTTCATTAACAGTTGATATTATGAATGTAGGTGTTTATGAACATCCTGCAAGCATTTACAGGGATATGTTTGGTTTCTTTTGGTTTCTACTGTTAtgtttgaactcgttatattctggatttatttgcttatggacatgatatagattttattatatcgatggatttggatttggtttttattctactacatgcctgcctggatggcagaagaggtgagttcggcggttttgagctttacgagtgtagttgagtagggtggtttttgagtcagagtattattactgcgtggttgtgtcagccagaggctgaatatatatataaactgcgtggtgattgatttttattattgttatgattccagccgcctgtggctgagtatttagtgcttgtagaaaatttttgattgtccgccgtacaggggagatgctgccgaaattttctcggacagggactcttctgggggcgtgacagtatGCACGCTCTCCAAGGTGAGCATGCTTCCcaaagttttccctgaaaaggcttgtcaataaagtgtctctgacacagtacctcaacgggccgagcatatctatgaagtgacagtggaagtttccgccGTACGATTTTCTGATTGCCCATGCCTGGTGTCAGCGAcattaactcccaaaaggatgtcgatgtaTCCCAGAGAGTATGCTGCTAGGCCGAGCAGGTTGGCTGCTAGGCCGAAACTTCGCTGTTCCTGTGTCTCGTCCACTCGACCGAAACTCTACTATGTTTGTCTCGCGTTCACTCGGCCGAAGTTCCACTCTGCTTATGCCACGTCCTGCTGCTTGGTTGAGCGCGGTAGCTGCTCGACAAAAGTTCCGCTCTGCCAATGTCAAGTCCTgctgcctggccgagcggggtagccgctcgacaGAAGTTCCGCTCTACCAATGTCAAGTCCTACTACCTGGCCGAGCGAGGTAGCCACTCGGCCCGGCTTCTTCACATTGACTCCTTCTCCGTCCGACGCCCCCTACTCAATTGACTGTCAGTTGTTTGACACCTCCCCGTGTCAACGGCGAGGTCGGATCATACCCTTCTCCCTCCGGTCGGGGCATGATCGCCCAATCGACTGATAATGTCTTAACGTTGACTTGATCGCTTAAACGACCGATGTTATCCCAACATTGACCGCATTGACTTTGACCTCCCCCATGGTAGCTATCCTCCACGGGGTAGGGCTCCTTATTACCGCATCATGAATCAAGAGCTGTAAATAAATCAAGCGTTTATGAACAAGATTAGTGTTTGACTTGATAAGAActtatttatattcgttcaatatacacaaaattaattaaacagataagtttgaacatatatgtgttcaactcgttaacgttcgtgaatttAGTGAATGTTCGTAaacaatattcataaattatatttattaataaaactcttatcaatatgctaaataaataataaaataaaataaataaatttgaattatcaacttcaataaccaatcaaacaactaaaaattttaaacaatcaaataagcttaaattgagagtcgataacatctaaatgaaccaaacttgAACTAAGTTCAaactaagcttgaattgaaagctcaataacatctaaacgaaccaaactcaagtcaaACTTTAAACAAacttaagctcataaaaaataaactaagccaaacttaaacaatcatttcaaaaacttTGTTCATTTTAAACTCAGTttggctcggttatcttatcaaacaagcttgaacaccccaaaactcGAGACCAGATCTCTTGGTCCACGAAAAAGTAGACCAGGGGATGGTCCTGTTAAGTATTGAACGAAAAAAGAAAATCCAACCCATACCTACCCACGTGCACCCCCTGCctcttcctttttcttcctcttttcttctcttccccacCGAAGCTTGCaacccctttctcttcttcttctcttctcttctccaatGGCAACAAGCTTCCCCTTCCTTGCTGTCCTACTTCTCGGCAACACCATTGAACCTCGTTTGAGTTTGCCGGAGCTCGCCGGACCACTAGCTAAGAGGGGAAAACGAAGCCCTAGTTGCTGCCCTATTTTCTAACCAAGCACAGCAGCCGTCAAAACTAGCTGTGGCCTTCGCCCGAGCTTGCCGAGACAACTGGTGAAAACGAAAAAGGTTTCCTCTCCCCTTACTATTCCAGCAGTCGTCCTCTCTATTTTCATCCTTCCCCAACTAACATTGTTGCCTTTCTTCTCCTCTAACAACTAAGAGCAGCAACCCTAGTTACTCCCTCCTTTTTCCCCCACCAACAACAACATTTTGCTGCCTTTTGTTTCTCCAACAGCAACCCTAGTTGTTGTCCTTTTCTTGGCAACACCGTCGGAGTTCGCCGGAGCTTGCTTAAGCTAGCTAAGACAGCTAGCGACGAAGGGAAGACAACCCAAGTTGCTGCCCTCTTTTTCCAGCAACCATAGTAACCTATATTTGTATAACTATTTTCAAATgggaattaaaataatattacaagTAGCAAAATgggttaaaataataaaatcgaggagggtaaataattaatattatttcttgttcataTGTGGGTTTATACTGGGATTATTATGGGAGaggttgttttaaaaattaaataaatattcttAATTACTCTTCTGTTGATACCTATCTTTTGACTTGCTTGACCTTCTATATATACTCCATGTTTTTGATCTTCTATCTGTTGATACTTACAACTTTTTATATATAAACCCTaggatgataaattaaaagacttGATACGAAAATGTTAATTCATTTGATATGACAAGAGAACAATTATGATAAATGGATAAAATATAATTCTTAAAGTGAAATAAGAAAGATGgtaaatgaagaatattaaaaagTGAAAATTATGAGCCTAGTTTTATATCAGAGCTTTATATTGGAGTACTGGACCACCCACATGTTATTGTAATTTTCCGGTGGCCCgcggtctagaggacctgaccgtacacccgaggcatggtggcgtgatgtagccctcggtcagtgtttattatgtcttccaccggtgaggTCTGATAGCTCGTACGTCAGATAATGTATGCGATAATCTTATACTTTGAGGAGACTTTTAGCCTATCCATGTGATATTCCACTATGATAATATTTACTCCAACGATTgactttttagttgatttatcagatGTAGACCATTGATATACATGCTGATGTTACCATGATAACTCGTATATCgattgattaaataataagattggagaattgattttaattgatGATAATAAGGTGAAGATCTTAAActctaatataaaaatattacttaatTATAGATAACGATAACCGAAcatgattatacatatatatgtataaatggaGAACTTTAAGAATAACCTAAAGTTGTAACGACAGATTATGATTTACTCTACTTCTTTGACTTCTTAAACAggattaaattcatgcacattTTTCTTGAATATTCACTTAACCATTTGACTAATTGTCTACATTCCTTGGCCTCCTGTTTTGTAGACACAGGGAGccttttgatattatagttggTTCCGACTTTACATAGAGTTGCTAAGAAATCTCGATGTATTAATTCCTGATTTGTTTTACTTTTATTTCGTTGTATTcacattttataattttatttcaaatGTCGTCTATCTATATAGTTTTATGGTCTacaaaaactatatatatatatatatatatatatatatttcctgaTTATTTTGTTTAAATGGTTCTTAGGATTTCTTATATTATATTGTCACTGAGTGGGGTACCGAGAACTATATCCCCAGGGCGTGACAGGTCCACTCCCAATTGCGGCCAGATCGTAATTGCGATTCGGACGTAATCGGTTGCGATCCCTTAATGGGTTCACCGTTCCCACCAAATTATAATTTGAGTCAGAACGGACGACCAGAGGTCGGAACGGACAGCCAGAGGTCGTCCCTTGCTCAGCGCCCGACAACTTGAACACTTGCCTACTTTCGATGGCCTCCGACCGTCAGCTCCGACCTAAACTATAACCTGATGAGGATGATAAACCATGAAAGGATCACAACCAATTACAACCGGATCACAATTACGATCTGACCATAATTGAAAGTAGACCATCTCCTGATCCATTTTTTTATGGACTAGGAGATCTCTCTCAAAGCTCAACTCGACTCGTTTATAGCCCACATACATTAATATCCACAAACCATATCCCGCTTTATAATTTTATTGAATACACCGAAATACTAACATGCTGTTGTACTAAACGGAGGGCTGATCATGTATTGACAATCCCATGCACAACAACATTGCCATCAGCAGATCCATATAACACTGATGAAGCTGGATAGAGTGATATTTAAGAAGATAGTTATATAGAGAAGAAGCATGGGTAGCAATCATGCAGTAGTAGCAGCAGCGGGGGCATCAGCTGGAGTACCTTCCTCCCAAAATGAAGTCTTTTTGCCTGTCTTCGAAACAGTTTGAAGAACAGCTTCAGGCTGTACATTGCCTTTGACAGTCACTTTCTGCCCCTTCAGATCCACATCAAAGGATTCAACACCTGAAAGCAATGAGAAAAAATGAACCATAATGTTAAATCTGGTTGAAATGATACTTAAATTTACTAAAATGATAAATGTCACGCCTCCAGAGGCATTACTAGAGTCAGATGTATGAAATCACTTAATAGGGCAGCACAAGTTGTCATTGAGCTTCTCATGGTGGTGAATACATGCAAACGAGACTAATAAACAATAAACTCCAAGAAAGTTAAACATCAAGAAATAGTACAGCAAGGAGGTATTGACCTTCCATTTTGGTAAGAACCCTCTTAACAGCTCCAACACAGCCTTCACATGACATACCAACCTTAAGGACGACGGTCTGCAAAACAGAATTACATCAGAATACCATAAACATCTTCAAGACTAGCATCTTAGACCAATAGTTTGTCACCAGATCCAACGTAGCAGAGAGTTGATATTTTGGCTAAAATTCAGAGGAGAAAAGGAAGAAATAATACAGGGATATGAATATGAAGACGACAACTGTATTGAACTAAAAAGAAGCATCTGATCCTTCAGTTATTCAAAGTATTAGAAAGgagtatatatatagagagaaggGATACCGTACATCAACAAATCACTGGAGATTAAAACATCACTAGAAAAGAAGCCATTGTTttcaaagaaacaaaataaaattacaaaatctaatacCACAAAAAAAAACTATTAGTCACGGAAATGAAAGCAAGGGATCAAATTTGTCCCATACAAGGTCCTTAAGTGCTAAGCAGTTTTCAGGTTGAATGTTTCAAATTAAAGAAGGTAATATAAAAGGTATTCCCATCACAATGAACTGAATTTGTGGCAAGCGAAATAATGGGCATCTTGATGAGCAAAGGACAAAACTAATGGGCTAAATCATGCTAAGAAGCAACCAAACAAATTCTGTGCAATCTGTTATAACCCTAAGTGGTGAAGCCACGAGTGTTTTGATGCGTtgttgaataagtttaaattgggCCTTGTTATATGTGTTTTAAGTGTGCAAGGACTCATGATAACACACAAGTATCTGATGGCTCAGGATCCAGTGGAGTACGGTAAAGGGTGGTATGGGGCACTCGAAGGATCAGAAAGGATGAGGAACATTGGAGATAGCAAGACCTTGGCAAGAAAGGAGCTGATAGGCTCGGTGCATTCGATGGATAAGAaattgcggaagagtactccggtggagcgagaaagatggcacgaGGAGTGAGCATTCGAGAGATAAGAATCAGGAGGAAGCATGTGTAACGTAAGATGGTGAGATGAGAGATTGAGTGACCTATATTCAACGAGGGTAGACTCAATCTTTGGCGGAAGTCAACTAAATCAGAAGTTTGACCGAAAAAAGGTT
This window contains:
- the LOC122033508 gene encoding copper transport protein ATX1-like, whose translation is MSQTVVLKVGMSCEGCVGAVKRVLTKMEGVESFDVDLKGQKVTVKGNVQPEAVLQTVSKTGKKTSFWEEGTPADAPAAATTA